Below is a window of Bernardetia sp. DNA.
ATCACAAAACCTTTTTGTTCAAGACTTGAAACAGTATTCTCAGAGAGTGGATAGGAAATGGTTAGCTTTCCCTGCCCTGCTTCATTGGCTTTTAGGATTTGATTTGTCAGCTCTTCAAGATTAACTTCTTTCTGGACTTGCTCCATTTTTTTTGAACCATCCTTACTATCTTTTTCTTCATTATCGTTATTCCACGTTTTCAAAAGTTGGTCGTGTTGGAAAGTATCAACTACTTTTGCATAAATCATAGTTTCTTCAATTCTTCTATGACCAAGAATTTTTTGTAAAACTGCTAATGGCATTCCTCTTTGTAAGCTAAGTGTTGCAAAAGTATGACGAGCTTTATGGAATGTAAGCAATTCATATTTTGGAACAATAACTTTCACAGGTTCTCCTTGTTGGTAAACTATTTTTTCTACTGGAGTGTCAATTTCGGCTATTCTTCCTAAATCCTTGAGATAAGCATTCAGCTTTTGATTGGTTATAACAGGTAAAAAATGCTTGTTTTTTTGGGAGCGCAATACATTGTATTTATACTTATTCATAATCTCAACAGCTTTATTGGATAAAGCTATTGAGATTTTTTTATTTGTTTTTTCTTGTATTAACTCTAATATATAATTACCCTCTACTAATTGAATATGGTCTAAAGTTAATTTTTCTATGTCAGAGTATCTTAACCCTGTATAACAAGAAAATAAAAAGCAGTCTTTTGTTTTTTCTAGATATGATTCAACTTGTATATCTTCTATTTTTTTTAACTCATCTTCATTAAGAAAAATCATCTCTGCATCAACCTTTTTTATTTTTATGGATTTATAATAAGGGTGTACATTTGCTT
It encodes the following:
- a CDS encoding site-specific integrase; protein product: MANANIYIIENEPNKQGACKLMLFFSYKGKRLMMTTGERCLPEHFDKKKQRVNKKHPFQIETNSILNNLCESVESHYKQFIAKGKVPSVQELRSAVKPKEKKELINGTKISMADYFDLFERHLISQRRSRSTKYKYRTLQRMFSKYQREKKEKIDLSTFDEITHTKFINWCIYDLDNAPSTIGKRNGFIKAFFAFCERNEANVHPYYKSIKIKKVDAEMIFLNEDELKKIEDIQVESYLEKTKDCFLFSCYTGLRYSDIEKLTLDHIQLVEGNYILELIQEKTNKKISIALSNKAVEIMNKYKYNVLRSQKNKHFLPVITNQKLNAYLKDLGRIAEIDTPVEKIVYQQGEPVKVIVPKYELLTFHKARHTFATLSLQRGMPLAVLQKILGHRRIEETMIYAKVVDTFQHDQLLKTWNNDNEEKDSKDGSKKMEQVQKEVNLEELTNQILKANEAGQGKLTISYPLSENTVSSLEQKGFVIQDTSPIEKLKGMYHTISW